The bacterium genomic sequence CCAGCGATTCGCCCAGATAACCCTTGTCGTCCAGCGTATCGATGAGATACAGGCCGATCATCCGCGCCGTGCCCTCATCCACTTCCATGATCCACTGGTTGCGCAAATGGTCCTTCAAACTTGGGTTCGGGTTGGCCTGCTGGGAGAGCGGGTCCATCGCATCTCCCCCATCGCCATAGCCCATATTGGCGCCGCTGGTGCCGCTATCCACTTCCCAGTCGTCATAGCTGCGGTCGTCGCCGTCATAGGCATCGTCCCCGCCATCCGCCTCGCTCTCGCCGGACGCTTCACCCTCACCGCCGCTTTCCTTGCTCTCCCAGCCTTCCTCGGCATCGTTGGTCAGAATGGGGTTTTCCGCCAGCTGCCCGGCCACGAAGGCTTCCAGCTCCAGCGAATTCATCTGCAACAGCTCGATGGACTGGCGCAATTGCTGAGTCATCACCAGCTGTTGTGCTTGTTTTTGCTGAAGTTTTAGCTCGGCCATGGTTAATTATTTAACGAATCTGTAATGTTGAGCAGGTATGAGTATCTATCCTTACCATGAGTGCGCCATGCCGTCACCATCCCAAAAGACTTATAACCAGTATCGCGAGTCGGAAGCCACCACGGCCAACCGCACCCTTTTGAAGGCCTATGTGGAACTGCTGAAAAGCGGTGTGGCGCTGAACGCGGAGAATGTGGACCAGATATTCGATCTGATGAAGGAAAGCTGCGAGAAGCAGGTTGCCTTTCTTGAAACGCGCGGGCAGGGCAAGGCCCCGTTTCAGTATAAGAATGTGCAGGAAGCGAAAGCGCAGCTTTCCACCCTCCGTGCCGACCTGGAAAAACTGGGCCAAAATCCCGGCGCGGTGGAAGGCGTGGAATTTCACCGCACCATGGAGCGCTACCTGCTCGGCATGAAAGATGCCATCGCAGCCGTGGCCAATGAGAAAATGGGCATGAGCGGCTATGGCGCGCTGGGCCTGGCGGGCATTGCAACATTGGGTTTATTCTCCGGCGGCATCGGCACGGTGCTTGCGGGCGGTATTGCCGCAACCGATGCCCTGCTGACGCTGGCCAGCGCCGGTTATGCCGCCGCGCGCCAGGGCAGTAAAATCAATTTCCTGCATCAGATGGGCAGTAACGAGGTGGGTGAGGCCCTGCGCCTCAACCTCGCCATCATCAACGACGCCACCAGGGAAAAGGCAAGCGCGCTGATGAAAAAGGACGAACCCATCATCGAGCAGGCAACGGGTGAGCACACCCAAACCCTGTTTGATACATCCACCTTGCTGAATAAATAACCGGAGCGATAAATGACCGTTGGCCATGATTTTACTTTGACGGACAAGGAATGCGAAATCGCCAGCGCATTAGGGAGAAACTCCAACGACAATACGCCCGTTATTTTAACGATGATGCTACTCCTCAAGAATGCGGCTCCATTATTTTATGAGGCATTGATGGAGCTTTCCGATGAATATATCGAGCAGGATACAGACTCGCAGGCATATAATGTGATGGATTCGGAAAGGCTTCGGTCCCTCTTTGCAGAGTGCGGCATCGATATCGAAGGCATGCTGAGGGATTGGCAATGGAAACAGGAGACCGCCAGCGTGTTGCTGGGCTATACGCCGGTTCAGCTGGCTCCCACACCGCGTGACCACCTAAACCATAGTCTTCATGGCCTGACAGGTGCGGTGCAGGCGCTGTATAAAAACAGCGAATCCGGCCAGACGCTCAATGCAGAGAACATCTTGCTGGGTGATGAAAAAACGTTGGGTGATACGTTGCCTGACCTGCTGGCCCAGAATGAACGCCATATCGGCGGTTTTGCGCTGACACGGTTTGAACCCGGCACGGCCAAGCTTGTGGATGCCGCCATCGTGCAGCAGGAATCCCCAGCCTTTTATCGCGTCTAAAGGCTGAACCGCTCGCCCAGATACACGCGGCGCACATCCGCGTCATTCACGATATCCTGCGGTGATCCTTCAATCAGCACCGTGCCTTCATGGATGATGTAGGCGCGGTCAATGATATCGAGCGTCTCCCGCACATTATGGTCGGTAATCAGCACGCCGAGGCCGCGATGCTTCAGGTGGCTGACGATCTCGCGCACATCGTTCACCGCAATCGGGTCGATACCGGCCAGCGGCTCGTCCAGCAGCATGAAGGACGGACGCGATGCCAGCGCGCGGGCGATCTCCGCACGGCGGCGCTCGCCGCCGGAAAGGGCGATGGCGGGCGTATGGCGCAAATGGCTGATGGAGAATTCCGCCAGCAGCTCCTCCAGCATGGCCTGGCGCACTTCGGGGCGGGTTTCCGTCACTTCCAGCACCGCCATGATGTTGTCTTCCACCGTCAACCCGCGAAAGATCGACGCCTCCTGCGGCAGATAGCCGATGCCGAGCCGCGCGCGCCTATACATGGGCAGTTTGGTGATGTCATGCCCGTCCAGCGCAATGGCGCCGTAATCCGGCCTGATGAGCCCGGTGATCATGTAAAAGCTGGTCGTCTTGCCCGCGCCGTTGGGGCCGAGCAGGCCGACCGCCTCGCCCCGCTGCACTTCCAGCGAGATGTCGCGCACTACCGGCCGCGTGCCATAGCGCTTGCCGATATTATACACACAAAGCCCCGAACGCCCGGCAATCACCTCCGGCTGAAAATGCTGGGAGGGGTTAGACGCCGGCGAACGGATCGCACCCGCCTGGGGATGTTGGGGCTGCGCGTGAATAGGCATGGCGAACCCGTTGCCGGTCACACGCGCCCGTGCCTGAGGGCTGGCCTGAAATGGCTTGTTCGCCGGTGCGGTGCGCACATGCGGCGCGGCGAACGGCTGATTATCCTCTTCCTCGCGCAGCAATTCTTCCATGCTGCGCCGCTTGGGCTTGCCTTTCAAGCTGCCTGCCATCCTGTTGGCGAGCACATCGAGGATATCTCTGATCATGGACATAGTATGGAACGCCCGGCGCCAAGCCGCAACCTTTATGCGCTTGGATAACAAAATGGTAATGGGGCGGTTTACTTAAACCCCGCCAGCCTCTCTGGCAAGCCTATTCGGGGCCTGCAAGGCTATTGCGGAACAAACAGACCTTTCACCCGGCCGCCTTTGGCGCCGTTGGCCGCCGGGCTGCCGCCGCTCACCACGCGGCTGTAGCCCGTGGCGGTGTTATATTCCAATGCGCTGCCTTTCAGCACATTCTGCCCCTGCGTCAGCACCACGTCGCCGTAAAGGCGCATCACCTTCTGTTCCACGAAATAGCTTCCGCGCTGGCCGCGCGCATTTTCCTTGGGCGTGCTGATCAGCACATTACCTTCCACATCCACCTGCTGAATGCGCTGCGCATCGCCGCCCGCGGCCTGTGCGTCCTTGGCGGGGGGGGTGGCGGCCGCCTTGTCATCCGGTGCGCGGTAAAGCACCACCATTTTGTCGGCATTGATGGTCGTTTCGCCCTGCACGGCCACCACCTTGCCGGTGAAAATGGCCTGATGCTTATCCTGAAACACTTCCAACTGATCGGCGGTGATTTCGATGGGCTTGTTGCTGTCATCGCCCTTTTTGCCACCCGGCGCACCGGGAAACTGTGCCTGTGCCGTTCCGGCCAGAAAGGCGGCCAGAGCCAGGGCGGTCATGCGGGTTTTATAGCTCATTGATTCCCATCCATAGTAAGCGTCACGTGCACATTGGGCGCAAAGCGGATGATACCATCCTTGCTTCTCAGGTCAAAGCCGTCGGCGCGGATGGTGCCCTGCAGGCTTTGTCCCTGCACCGGCTTGTCGCCGTGCAGATGGTTGCTGGCCACATCGACGAATGCTTCCTCGGTGTAAAAGCTGATGCCGCTGTCATAATGCAGCTGCACATCGCCATTGAGGGTGAGTTTCTTTTCCTTGATTTTGATGACCCCGGTTTTCGCCAAAACGGAAACCCAGTGCCCGTCCTTCAAATTCATGTCCGCCTGCACGGTTACCAGTTCCGCCATTTCTGGCGAGGCCTGTTTCGCCTGTGCCGCGGTCACCACATAGGGCTGCCCTTCGGCGTCCACACCTTCGAATTTGGGTTTCACCATCACCGGCGTGCCTTCCTTATGCTCCACGGAGGAGAAGGCGAGGTTGAAGCGGTTCTTGTCATGCTCGCTGTAGGCCACCCAGCCGAGTGCCACCAGTGTGGCCGCCGCCACCAGCGCCAGGCAGAGCTTCACCAGTTTGATGACCTTGCGCCGCACACCGATAGTGCCCACATTCGCGCGCGGTTTGGGAATAAAGGCCGAAAGCCCGAGCTCATCCAGCAGGGAAGGCTCTTCGTCCCATCCCTTATCCTCGCGTGGTTCCTTGCGCAGCGGTTCGTTCACGCCATTACCTTATGCAATGCCCGCACGCAGCAGGTCATGGATATGCACCAGCCCTTTCAGCGCGCCGTCCTCCGCCACCAGCAGGGAGGTGATGGATTTCTCGTTCATAATCGCCAGGGCTTCGGTCGCCAGCGCCTGCGGGCGGATGGTGCGCGGCCCTTTGGTCATCACGTCGCCTGCTTTCGCCTTAATCAGCTGCTCGCCCATGTGGCGGCGCAAATCGCCATCGGTGATGATGCCTTCAATATGGCCCCCCCTACCATCAAGGTCGCCGTCCACCACCACGGCGCAGCCGAAGCCTTTCTGGCTGATTTCTACAATCACTTCACTCATCGGCGCGGCCGGTTTCACTTTCGGCAGGCTGTCATCGGCATGCATCAGGTCCTGCACGCGCACAAACGCCTTGCCCAGCTTGCCGCCCGGGTGGAAAATGCCGAAATCCTCGGTGGAAAAGCCTTTCAGCTGCATCACCGCCACGGCCAGCGCATCGCCGAGCGCCAGCATCATGGTGGTCGACGTGGTCGGCGCTTTCACCGGGCTTGCCTCGGGCGTTTCCGGCAGCACCAGCGCCACGCGGCTGGCATCCACCAGGGCGGAGCTCTTCCGCCGCACCATGCCGATCATCGGGATGGAAAAGCGCGTGCAATAGGTGATCAGGTCGTGCAGTTCCGCCGTTTCGCCGGAATTGGAAAGCACCAGCGCCACGTCTCCCGGCATGATCATGCCCAGGTCGCCATGGCTGGCTTCGCCCGGATGCACAAAAAAGGCGGGCGTGCCGGTGGAGGCGAAGGTCGCGGCCATCTTACGCGCCACATGGCCGCTTTTGCCCATGCCGCTGGTGATGAGGCGGCCTTTGGCCTCGGCAATCAGCCGCACCGCGTCGGTAAAATGGTGGTCCAGCTCGTTTTCCAGCGCCTTGAGGCCCTCTATTTCCTGCTCCAGCACGGCGCGTCCCCAGGCAAGGAGCTGTTCGGTATCGGCCTGGCCGGGCGAAAGGGTAGGGGGTGTCATGCTGCGGATACCTGGTTTCATAATGCCTCGCGCGGGCGGAATTCCTTATGTTGAGGCTGTCATAGCAAAAACTGGCCTCTCAAACAATCAAAGCCGGAATCTAAATTCATTAACGGCGATATTGCAAATCACTCTCATTTAATTTACTGCTTTTCACATCATTGTCACATTGGCTTTGTAAATTTTGGGCAGCATTCCTTTGCAACGGCCCGTTGCGACCATCCCCCGGCGGATAACATGACCGAACCACACCATCACGACCACGACCACGATCACGATCACGACCACGACCACGATCACGATCATGCGAAAAAACCGCCATTGACCGACATCGTCGCGCGGGAGGAAGCCCGCAGCCAGTTCATGCAGGTTTTCTCCGTCATCACCAACTCCGCGCGCGCCCTCATCAACACGCCGCTGTCGCTGCTGGCCTCGCCGCTGTTCAACCGCGCGCCGGGCGTGCAGAATTTCGCCAATAACCTCCGTTCATCCTCTTTCCTTTCCAGCCCCTGGTATGCCGAAGAAGCCAAGCTCGGCTACGGCGGCATCGCCGGTCTGGCCGGTATGGGTGCACTGGGCGCCATCGCCACCGGCACCGTGCTGAAGGACGCCCCCTCCATCGTCAAAAAAGCCGTCAACCTCATCACCACCCTGCCGATGATCGAACGCATTCTCGGGCCGGACTGGTACGAGACCTCCGGCCTGGAAGCCCGCTTTCACAAACATGAAGAAGACGGTCACGACCATCATCATGGCGGCCATGAAGGCCATCAGCATGGCGGCCAGATCGGCGGCATGGACATCCCCGATTTCGCCATGAACACCGCCACTGGCGCCCTCTGGTCCTACGGCCTGGGCACGGATAACAGCAAATTCCTTTTCAGCTCCGCCCTGCTGACGGCGCTTTTCGCCGGTTCCGGCGCCACGGAAGACATGGTCATGTCCCGCTCCGAGGCCCTCGAGGCCCTCAAGCAAACCCTGCCGACAGAGGCTCAGGTGCTGGAAGACGGCAAGCTCGTGACGCGCTCCACCCACACCCTGCATCCGGGGGACGTCGTCATGGTGCGCGCGGGCGAGGCCATCCCGGCGGATGGCGTGGTCCGCAAAGTCGACGGCAAAGGCTACGTCAACACCCAGATGCACACGGGCGATGAACTCGACACCGTCATCCAGCCCGGCAAGCCCATTCTTCAGGGCTCCATGATCAAAGAAGGCGTCTATACCGTGGAGCTGACCGCCAGCCCGCAGGAATCCCGCCTGCAAAGCCTCATCACCAAAATTGAAGATGCACCTGCTGCCATAACCGAAAGCCGGTTTGAAAAAGCAACAAACTGGTATGTATTCGGGCTGCTGGGAGCAGCTGGCGCACAATTCATTCATGCGCTCCATCATGGTCACGGTCTTGGCAAGGCCATTGAAAAGACACTGCAGCTCATCGTCAAGGGCGCGCCATGCCCATTGGGTGCGGCGCCGCTGGTGCGCAAGGCCACCACCGGTCGCCTGGCCGCGGAAGAGGGCATTTACATCAACGACCACGAAAAGGCCGAGGCCCTTCCCAACGTCAAGCGCATGTATTTCGACATCGTCGGCACGCTGGCTGATGACCGGCTGCAGGTGCTCGGCACCCCCGCCGCCTTCGATCAGCAAGGCAACGCCAAAACCTTTTCCCCCGGCATGCTGGAGCGTCTCGGCATGGCCGAAACGCTGGTGAACCACCCCAACGCCCGCGCCATTGTGGATTACGCCAAAGCCAATATCGAAGGCTTCGCCTACAACGAATTGCGCGACAATAACGGCTTCGAGGCCGACCCCGGCAGCCGCGGCATGAAAGCCATTTTCGATGGCCACACCGTCATCGCCGGTCGCCCTGATTACGTGCAGGAACAAGTCGGCCGTCACCGCCCCATGCCCGCCAGCGTGCAGGCGCAGCTGGATGCGATGGAAGCAGCCCATCAGAAGCCTGTGTTGCTGTTCGACAGCGAAGACGGCTGGGCCGTGATGGGCTTCGGCAACCATGTGCGCGAACATGCCGCCGCTACGGTGGATGCATTGAAGGCCATGGGCATTGAAGTCGGCATCATCACCGGCTCTTCCCCCGCCTATGCCAGCGAGATCGCCCGCCAGCTCAATATCGACCCCGCCCTGGTCTATAGCAACGCCACCGGAAGCGAAAAGGCGGCTATTCTTGATCGTGATAAAGCCACAGGCATATTGCCTGGCTTCGTGGGGGATGCGTTGAATGATTCTGAAGCCGTGAAAGGTCACTTATCTTTTGCTATCGACAGTGGCTCTTACGTGACTAAAACCCATGCTGCGGTCGTCACGCGTGAGCTGGAATCCATCCCGCCGCTGCTGCACCTGTTCAAGAACCTCAATGGACAGATCAAGCTCATGTATGGCGGCGCCGCCACCTGGATGACCGGCCTTATCGCCAGTCACCCCTTCATCGACATGGATACCGGCGTGGCCGCCGTGGCGCACGAATCCCCGACCCTCGGCCTCACGGCATGGTCGGCAGGCGTGCAGCCCGACCGCAACATGAAAACCTTCCGCGCCGAACGCGATGCCCTCGTACACGGCAAATGGGACGAGGTGATCGCCGGCAACGCCAAGGACCAGCAACAGGCCCAGCAACAACTGGTCACCAAAAACGCCTAAAACCATACTGGAGCGCAGCGACTGGGTGCGACCGCACTCCGCGCCTTATTGGCGCGTAATAGCGAGCAGCGCGAGCCAATAAAGAAGTGGAGCGCAGCGACTGGCCCATTGAGGGCCCGCGCCTTATTGGCGCGTGATAGCGAGCAGCGCGAGCCAACATAAACTGCCTATGAAGGTCTTAGACCTTCATAGGCAGAATCAACATGCTCTCGCCCCGCACATTCAACCGGCGCTGAAGGATATAGGCCGTCTGGTTATGCAGGATCTGCGTCAGCGGGTTCTCGTTGTCGAACACCAGCTTGGTGCCGAAATATACCACATTGGGAAATTCGCGCGACACGCGGTTGGTCAGGTTGGTGAGCTTATCCACCAGGTCGGTGCCATAGCCGAGATACGACACCGCCGGTATTCCCTGCCGGTGGCAGAAATCCTCATAGCGCTTCAATGTGCCGCGCGCGCTTTTCTGCATGGTGCTGAGGTTATCCTCTTCGTTCACATGGGTGGAGCCCACTTCGCCCACGCTGATGAACACGAAATTCTTGAACGTCCCCGGGAACATGCGCTGTATCTGCCGGAATGCATACACGCCCGTGGAGGAACATTCACTCACCAGCACGGCTGCCGTGCGCGCCTGTCGGTTGACCTTGGGGGCGGGGGCGAGCTCGTCATGCTCGGGCAGGGCATATTCCACCTCGCGGTCTAAAATGCCCTCATACACGCGCATGTAATGGCGGTGAATCAGCCAGCCCACAATAATGACGCTGGAGGTGATGCCGATGGTGATCCAGCCGCCATGGCTGAATTTTTCCACCAGCGTCACCACAAAAATCGTGGCGCAAACGGCAAACCCCGTGCCCGCGATGCCGAGCCGCAAAAATCGCTGCGGCGCATCCTTGCTGCGTATCCAGTGCACGCACAGCCCCGCAAGCGCGAGCGAGAAGGTAAGAAACACGTTGATGGAGTAAAGCACCACCAGCACATGCACCGCCCCGCCGGTAATCACGATGGCCCCCATCGCCGCCAGCCCCATCAGCACAATACCGTTTTTCACCACCAGGCGGCTGGAAAGCGAGCTGAAGAAATGCGGCATCCAGCGGTCGGTCGCCATGCTGGCCAGCACCTGCGGCCCGGCAAGAAATCCTGTGTTGCTGGCCACCAGCAGCAGCCCCGCCTCGCATATCAGCACAATGGAAAGCAGCGCCCCATCAATCTGCACCCCGGCGATTTCCCACCCGTCCATGATGCGCTTGAACACGGTGGCGTTCAGCGTTTCGCCATGCACCTTGTTCACGTCCCACAGCAGGTAAAGCATGATGATGCCCGCGGCCATGAAGGCGAGCGAGCAGGCCACCAGCGCCATGGTCCACTTGCCGCTGGTCACACGCGGCTCGGCCAGGTTCTGCACGTTGTTGGAAACGGCCTCCAGCCCGGTATAGGTACCCCCACCCAGCGAGAATGCCTTGAGAAACAGCGCCACCACCACCATCCAGCCCATTTCCTGGCTGAGGCCCTGCGTGTCTGTCACCGCGTCGGAAACAAGGTTGCCGAGCCCCTCGCGATGCGCAAAAACGCCCACCAGAATCAAAATGGCATGCGTGACGACGAAACTGAGGAAAATCGGCATCAGCACGGCGATGGATTCCTTCGCGCCGCGCAGGTTCAGCCAGGCCAGCACCACAATGGCGGCCAGCTCCATCGGCATTTTGGCCCCGTGCCAGCCGAAGGGCATCATGGAAAACAGCGCATCCGTAGCGCTGGCCACCGAAATGGCGATGGTCAGCACATAATCCACCACCAGCGCGGAACCGGAAATCAACCCAACCCCATTGCCCAGCAGCGAGGTCGCCGCGCGGTATCCGCCTCCGCCATTGGGAAACAGCTCAATCACCTGCGTATAAGCCAGCGAGATAATGCCCACCGTCAGCATGGTGGCAAGCGCCAGGTAAATGGCCAGGCTCGTGTGGTTGCCCAGCGCGACGAACGCTTCCTCCGGTCCGTAACAGGCTGAAGACAGCCCGTCCGCCCCCAGGCCGATCCATGCCATCAGCGCCACCAGGGTCATGCTGTGCCGGGCACGCCTGTCCATCG encodes the following:
- the lptB gene encoding LPS export ABC transporter ATP-binding protein encodes the protein MAGSLKGKPKRRSMEELLREEEDNQPFAAPHVRTAPANKPFQASPQARARVTGNGFAMPIHAQPQHPQAGAIRSPASNPSQHFQPEVIAGRSGLCVYNIGKRYGTRPVVRDISLEVQRGEAVGLLGPNGAGKTTSFYMITGLIRPDYGAIALDGHDITKLPMYRRARLGIGYLPQEASIFRGLTVEDNIMAVLEVTETRPEVRQAMLEELLAEFSISHLRHTPAIALSGGERRRAEIARALASRPSFMLLDEPLAGIDPIAVNDVREIVSHLKHRGLGVLITDHNVRETLDIIDRAYIIHEGTVLIEGSPQDIVNDADVRRVYLGERFSL
- the lptA gene encoding lipopolysaccharide transport periplasmic protein LptA — its product is MSYKTRMTALALAAFLAGTAQAQFPGAPGGKKGDDSNKPIEITADQLEVFQDKHQAIFTGKVVAVQGETTINADKMVVLYRAPDDKAAATPPAKDAQAAGGDAQRIQQVDVEGNVLISTPKENARGQRGSYFVEQKVMRLYGDVVLTQGQNVLKGSALEYNTATGYSRVVSGGSPAANGAKGGRVKGLFVPQ
- the lptC gene encoding LPS export ABC transporter periplasmic protein LptC → MNEPLRKEPREDKGWDEEPSLLDELGLSAFIPKPRANVGTIGVRRKVIKLVKLCLALVAAATLVALGWVAYSEHDKNRFNLAFSSVEHKEGTPVMVKPKFEGVDAEGQPYVVTAAQAKQASPEMAELVTVQADMNLKDGHWVSVLAKTGVIKIKEKKLTLNGDVQLHYDSGISFYTEEAFVDVASNHLHGDKPVQGQSLQGTIRADGFDLRSKDGIIRFAPNVHVTLTMDGNQ
- a CDS encoding KpsF/GutQ family sugar-phosphate isomerase, with amino-acid sequence MKPGIRSMTPPTLSPGQADTEQLLAWGRAVLEQEIEGLKALENELDHHFTDAVRLIAEAKGRLITSGMGKSGHVARKMAATFASTGTPAFFVHPGEASHGDLGMIMPGDVALVLSNSGETAELHDLITYCTRFSIPMIGMVRRKSSALVDASRVALVLPETPEASPVKAPTTSTTMMLALGDALAVAVMQLKGFSTEDFGIFHPGGKLGKAFVRVQDLMHADDSLPKVKPAAPMSEVIVEISQKGFGCAVVVDGDLDGRGGHIEGIITDGDLRRHMGEQLIKAKAGDVMTKGPRTIRPQALATEALAIMNEKSITSLLVAEDGALKGLVHIHDLLRAGIA
- a CDS encoding HAD family hydrolase; the protein is MTEPHHHDHDHDHDHDHDHDHDHAKKPPLTDIVAREEARSQFMQVFSVITNSARALINTPLSLLASPLFNRAPGVQNFANNLRSSSFLSSPWYAEEAKLGYGGIAGLAGMGALGAIATGTVLKDAPSIVKKAVNLITTLPMIERILGPDWYETSGLEARFHKHEEDGHDHHHGGHEGHQHGGQIGGMDIPDFAMNTATGALWSYGLGTDNSKFLFSSALLTALFAGSGATEDMVMSRSEALEALKQTLPTEAQVLEDGKLVTRSTHTLHPGDVVMVRAGEAIPADGVVRKVDGKGYVNTQMHTGDELDTVIQPGKPILQGSMIKEGVYTVELTASPQESRLQSLITKIEDAPAAITESRFEKATNWYVFGLLGAAGAQFIHALHHGHGLGKAIEKTLQLIVKGAPCPLGAAPLVRKATTGRLAAEEGIYINDHEKAEALPNVKRMYFDIVGTLADDRLQVLGTPAAFDQQGNAKTFSPGMLERLGMAETLVNHPNARAIVDYAKANIEGFAYNELRDNNGFEADPGSRGMKAIFDGHTVIAGRPDYVQEQVGRHRPMPASVQAQLDAMEAAHQKPVLLFDSEDGWAVMGFGNHVREHAAATVDALKAMGIEVGIITGSSPAYASEIARQLNIDPALVYSNATGSEKAAILDRDKATGILPGFVGDALNDSEAVKGHLSFAIDSGSYVTKTHAAVVTRELESIPPLLHLFKNLNGQIKLMYGGAATWMTGLIASHPFIDMDTGVAAVAHESPTLGLTAWSAGVQPDRNMKTFRAERDALVHGKWDEVIAGNAKDQQQAQQQLVTKNA
- a CDS encoding amino acid permease is translated as MPVSKITKMLFGPPRNPMDRRARHSMTLVALMAWIGLGADGLSSACYGPEEAFVALGNHTSLAIYLALATMLTVGIISLAYTQVIELFPNGGGGYRAATSLLGNGVGLISGSALVVDYVLTIAISVASATDALFSMMPFGWHGAKMPMELAAIVVLAWLNLRGAKESIAVLMPIFLSFVVTHAILILVGVFAHREGLGNLVSDAVTDTQGLSQEMGWMVVVALFLKAFSLGGGTYTGLEAVSNNVQNLAEPRVTSGKWTMALVACSLAFMAAGIIMLYLLWDVNKVHGETLNATVFKRIMDGWEIAGVQIDGALLSIVLICEAGLLLVASNTGFLAGPQVLASMATDRWMPHFFSSLSSRLVVKNGIVLMGLAAMGAIVITGGAVHVLVVLYSINVFLTFSLALAGLCVHWIRSKDAPQRFLRLGIAGTGFAVCATIFVVTLVEKFSHGGWITIGITSSVIIVGWLIHRHYMRVYEGILDREVEYALPEHDELAPAPKVNRQARTAAVLVSECSSTGVYAFRQIQRMFPGTFKNFVFISVGEVGSTHVNEEDNLSTMQKSARGTLKRYEDFCHRQGIPAVSYLGYGTDLVDKLTNLTNRVSREFPNVVYFGTKLVFDNENPLTQILHNQTAYILQRRLNVRGESMLILPMKV